One Streptomyces sp. SAI-135 DNA segment encodes these proteins:
- the murA gene encoding UDP-N-acetylglucosamine 1-carboxyvinyltransferase yields the protein MTVNGSDDVLLVHGGTPLEGEIRVRGAKNLVPKAMVAALLGSEPSRLRNVPDIRDVRVVRGLLQLHGVTVRPGEEPGELVMDPTHVESANVADIDAHAGSSRIPILLCGPLLHRLGHAFIPGLGGCDIGGRPIDFHFEVLRQFGATIEKRADGQFLEAPRRLRGTKIRLPYPSVGATEQVLLTAVLAEGVTELSNAAVEPEIEDLICVLQKMGAIIAMDTDRTIRVTGVDRLGGYNHRALPDRLEAASWASAALATEGNIYVRGAQQRSMMTFLNTYRKVGGAFEIDDEGIRFWHPGGQLKSIALETDVHPGFQTDWQQPLVVALTQATGLSIIHETVYESRLGFTSALNQMGAHIQLYRECLGGSDCRFGQRNFLHSAVVSGPTKLQGADLVIPDLRGGFSYLIAALAAQGTSRVHGIDLINRGYENFMEKLVELGAKVELPGKALG from the coding sequence GTGTCCGCGGTGCGAAGAACCTCGTACCGAAGGCCATGGTCGCCGCCCTGCTGGGCAGCGAGCCGAGTCGACTGCGCAACGTTCCGGACATCCGTGACGTGCGTGTCGTACGCGGGCTGCTGCAACTGCACGGGGTGACGGTCCGTCCGGGTGAGGAACCGGGCGAGCTGGTGATGGACCCGACGCATGTCGAGAGCGCCAACGTCGCTGACATCGATGCCCACGCGGGTTCCTCGCGCATCCCGATCCTGCTGTGCGGCCCGCTGCTGCACCGGCTCGGGCACGCCTTCATCCCCGGTCTCGGCGGCTGCGACATCGGCGGCCGGCCCATCGACTTCCACTTCGAGGTGCTGCGGCAGTTCGGCGCGACGATCGAGAAGCGCGCCGACGGGCAGTTCCTGGAGGCGCCGCGGCGCCTTCGCGGCACGAAGATCCGGCTGCCGTACCCGTCCGTGGGCGCGACCGAGCAGGTGCTGCTGACGGCCGTCCTCGCCGAGGGCGTCACCGAGCTGTCGAACGCCGCGGTGGAGCCGGAGATCGAGGACCTCATCTGCGTCCTGCAGAAGATGGGCGCCATCATCGCGATGGACACCGACCGGACCATCCGCGTCACGGGTGTGGACCGGCTCGGCGGCTACAACCACCGCGCCCTGCCGGACCGCCTGGAGGCCGCCTCCTGGGCGTCCGCCGCGCTGGCGACCGAGGGCAACATCTACGTCCGCGGCGCCCAGCAGCGCTCGATGATGACGTTCCTGAACACCTACCGGAAGGTGGGCGGTGCCTTCGAGATCGACGACGAGGGCATCCGTTTCTGGCACCCCGGCGGCCAGTTGAAGTCCATCGCGCTCGAAACGGACGTGCACCCGGGCTTCCAGACGGACTGGCAGCAGCCGCTGGTGGTCGCGCTCACCCAGGCCACGGGCCTGTCGATCATCCACGAGACGGTCTACGAGTCCCGGCTCGGCTTCACCTCCGCGCTCAACCAGATGGGTGCCCACATCCAGCTGTACCGCGAGTGCCTGGGCGGCTCGGACTGCCGCTTCGGCCAGCGCAACTTCCTGCACTCGGCGGTCGTCTCGGGCCCCACCAAGCTCCAGGGCGCCGACCTGGTCATCCCGGACCTCCGAGGCGGCTTCTCCTACCTGATCGCCGCCCTCGCGGCCCAGGGGACCTCCCGCGTCCACGGCATCGACCTCATCAACCGCGGCTACGAGAACTTCATGGAGAAGCTCGTGGAACTGGGCGCCAAGGTGGAACTGCCGGGCAAGGCACTCGGCTAG
- a CDS encoding HU family DNA-binding protein, with protein MNRSELVAALADRAEVTRKDADAVLAAFAETVGEIVAKGDEKVTIPGFLTFERTHRAARTARNPQTGDPIQIPAGYSVKVSAGSKLKEAAKGK; from the coding sequence ATGAACCGCAGTGAGCTGGTGGCCGCGCTGGCCGACCGCGCCGAGGTGACCCGCAAGGACGCCGACGCCGTTCTGGCCGCGTTCGCCGAGACCGTCGGCGAGATCGTCGCCAAGGGCGACGAGAAGGTCACCATCCCCGGCTTCCTGACCTTCGAGCGCACCCACCGTGCCGCTCGCACCGCGCGCAACCCGCAGACCGGTGACCCGATCCAGATCCCGGCCGGCTACAGCGTCAAGGTCTCGGCGGGCTCCAAGCTCAAGGAAGCCGCCAAGGGCAAGTAA